The genomic DNA TGATGATGAGTCCGAGCATGGGTGCCTCCTGGGGAAGTGGCGTCGGGGGGTGTGCAGCCCGGCGCCGGTTGACGGACCAACGCTAGCGGTCCCGACGCCTCCGGTACGGGATGCTCAGGGGTGGGTCCATGTCGCAGCCAGGGTCGAGCCGGTCTTTCCCGTAGGGTCCCGCCCATGGACGTGGCGCAGCACCTGCTGGTGCTGCTGCACCTCGTGGCCTTCGCCGCGCTCCTCGGCGGCTCGCTCGTGCAGCTGCGGACCCCCGAGCCCGAGGTCAACGCCGCGATGCTGCACGGCGCCTGGGCCTCCCTCGTCACCGGGGTGGCGCTCTGGGTGCTGGCGGGCGCGGCCGACCTCGACGTCTCGACCGGGGCCATGGTCGTCAAGACCGTCGTCGGGGTCGTGCTCACGGTGCTGGCGGTGCTCAACCGCCGCTTCTTCTCCATCCCGCGGGGGCTCCTGGTCCTGATCACGGTCCTCGCCCTCGCCGAGGCCGCGGTCGCGGTGCTGTGGTGAGTCGTGGGGTGATGCCCGGGCTGATCAGTGGGGTGGGTCGTGGGGTGGTCCCCGGGTTGACCGCGCAGGAGAGGATGGGGCCCGTGCTGGTGCTGGCGGGGGCGGAGGTGGACGGCCGGTGAGGCTCTCCGCCCGGGTGGACTACGCGCTGCGCGCCATGAGCGAGCTGGCCGCGGCCGAGGCGCCGCGCACGGTCGACCAGCTCTCAGCCGCCCAGCACATCCCGAACAAGTACCTCGAGAGCATCCTGGGCGAGCTGCGCCGCGGCGGCCTGCTGCGCAGCCAGCGCGGTCCGGAGGGCGGCTACCGGCTGGCGCGTCCGGCCGACGCCATCAGCATCGCCGACGTGATCCGCGCCCTCGACGGCGAGCTCGCCAACGTGCGGGGCAGCCGCCCGGAGAACCTCGAGTACACCGGCGCCGCCGAGTCGCTGCAGCAGGTCTGGATCGCGCTGCGCGCCTCCGAGCGCCAGATCCTCGAGGGCGTCTCGCTGGCCCACGTGGCCCGCAAGGACATGCCCTCGCTGGTCGGCGACCTGACCGCGGACCCCGCCGCCTGGAGCTGAGGCGTTCCTCCGGGGACGGCCGGACGCCTCAGACGGCGGCCGGGACCTCGGTCCGCGTGCTCTCCTCCTGCTGGGCGGCGGCCTTCGCCCGGCGGTGGCGCTGCGCGGCGACGTAGAGGCCGGCGAGGGTGAGCAGCAGGACCACGGCGTAGACGGCGAAGCGGCCCGGGGTCGCGACGTCGGCGCTCTTGAGCAGGGTGCGGCCGTTGCTCAGCAGGATCATCCCGCCGACAGCCACACCGAGCAGGTGGGTCGGGGCGACCCGCACCAGGTGCGCGGCGAGCGGCGCCGCCACGAGGCCCCCGGCGAGCAGGGCCAGCGCGAAGTACCAGTTGATGCCCGCGGCGCCGAGGCCGAAGAGGAAGCCGAGGCTGGCGGCGGCGCTGACCGCGAACTCGGAGGTGTCGACCGACCCGATGACCTTGCGCGGCTGCAGCCGGCCGTCGGTGAGCAGCGCCGGCGTGGCGACCGGCCCCCAGCCGCCGCCCCCGGTGGCGTCGACGAACCCGGCGACCAGCCCGAGCGGCGCGAGCAGCTTCATGCCCGGGCGCCCGGCGATCCGCGGGCGGATGCCCAGCACGAACCGCACCAGGATGTACGCCCCGAGCGCGGCGAGGATGGCGGCCATGACCGGCGCCGCGGCCTCGGTCGAGAGGCTCGACAGCACGGTGGCGCCGAGGAACGCCCCGACCGCGCCCGGCCCGGCGATCCGCCCGACCACGCGCCAGTCGACGTTCTTCAGCCGCCAGTGCGAGACGCCCGAGGCCAGGTTGGTCCCGAGCTCGGAGAAGTGCACCGAGGCCGACGCGGCCGCGGGCGTGAGCCCGGCCAGGACGAGCAGGGTCGAGGACGTGACGCCGTACCCCATGCCGAGGCTGCCGTCGACGAGCTGGGCGAGGAGGCCGACGACGGCCAGGACGATCAGCTTGCGCATGGGAGGCTTCCGCTCGGCAGCACCTAGTGGACTACTAGGGAATGCGGACGACCCTAAGCCAGAGGAAGGGCATCTGCCGAGCCGGCGTCTCAATCACTGGGAACGCGTCTCGCGGAGCGGAAGGACCGAGGAAGAGAACGGCCACCTGGCCGCCCAGCTCGAGGGGCAGGCGGCGGACCTGAGGGTCGGGCCGGAGCGCAGGTCGGGGAGCGGCCTGCCCTGGACGACGAGCGAGGACGACGACGCCAAGGTCC from Microlunatus sagamiharensis includes the following:
- a CDS encoding RrF2 family transcriptional regulator — protein: MRLSARVDYALRAMSELAAAEAPRTVDQLSAAQHIPNKYLESILGELRRGGLLRSQRGPEGGYRLARPADAISIADVIRALDGELANVRGSRPENLEYTGAAESLQQVWIALRASERQILEGVSLAHVARKDMPSLVGDLTADPAAWS
- a CDS encoding sulfite exporter TauE/SafE family protein, with the protein product MRKLIVLAVVGLLAQLVDGSLGMGYGVTSSTLLVLAGLTPAAASASVHFSELGTNLASGVSHWRLKNVDWRVVGRIAGPGAVGAFLGATVLSSLSTEAAAPVMAAILAALGAYILVRFVLGIRPRIAGRPGMKLLAPLGLVAGFVDATGGGGWGPVATPALLTDGRLQPRKVIGSVDTSEFAVSAAASLGFLFGLGAAGINWYFALALLAGGLVAAPLAAHLVRVAPTHLLGVAVGGMILLSNGRTLLKSADVATPGRFAVYAVVLLLTLAGLYVAAQRHRRAKAAAQQEESTRTEVPAAV